In Vidua chalybeata isolate OUT-0048 chromosome 5, bVidCha1 merged haplotype, whole genome shotgun sequence, one genomic interval encodes:
- the KERA gene encoding keratocan: MILKVCTSLLLLVLVNSVWTRTVRQVYDDLDPGHWSRYTSECPQECFCPPSFPNALYCDNKGLKEIPPIPARIWYLYLQNNQIETISEKPFANATHLRWINLNKNKITNGGIESGVLSKLKRLLYLFLEDNELEEVPAPLPVGLEQLRLARNKISKIPEGVFSHLENLTMLDLHQNSLLDSALQSDTFQGLNNLMQLNIAKNSLKKMPLSIPANTLQLFLDNNSIEVIPENYFSAIPKVTFLRLNYNKLSDDGIPPNGFNVSSILDLQLSHNQLTKIPPINAHLEHLHLDHNKIKSVNGTQICPVSIALEEDYGYYGNIPRLRYLRLDGNEIQPPIPLDIMICFRLLQAVVI, from the exons ATGATTCTGAAAGTCTGTACAAGCCTTTTGCTCTTAGTCTTGGTCAATTCTGTGTGGACTCGAACTGTGAGACAAGTTTATGATGATCTGGATCCTGGTCATTGGTCTCGCTATACTTCTGAGTGTCCACAGGAGTGCTTTTGTCCTCCTAGCTTCCCCAATGCATTATACTGTGACAACAAAGGACTTAAAGAAATACCTCCAATTCCAGCCAGAATTTGGTACCTCTATCTTCAAAACAACCAAATTGAAACAATTTCAGAGAAGCCTTTCGCAAATGCCACTCATCTGAGATGGATAAATCTGAACAAGAATAAGATCACAAATGGTGGAATTGAGAGTGGTGTGTTGAGCAAGCTGAAAAGACTGCTTTACTTATTCCTTGAAGATAACGAATTGGAAGAGGTCCCTGCCCCATTACCAGTGGGTCTGGAACAGCTAAGACTAGCCAGAAACaaaatctccaaaatcccagaagGAGTCTTCAGCCACTTGGAAAACCTTACCATGTTAGACCTCCACCAGAACAGTTTGTTGGACAGCGCTCTTCAAAGTGACACCTTCCAAGGACTCAACAACCTTATGCAGCTCAACATAGCAAAAAATTCACTCAAGAAAATGCCTTTAAGCATTCCAGCTAATACACTGCAGCTGTTTTTGGACAACAACTCCATCGAAGTTATACCAGAAAACTACTTCAGCGCAATACCCAAAGTGACTTTCCTTAGGCTGAACTACAATAAACTATCTGATGATGGTATCCCTCCAAATGGGTTTAATGTTTCATCTATTCTAGACCTACAGCTGTCTCACAATCAGCTCACTAAAATTCCACCAATCAATGCTCACCTTGAGCACCTTCATCTTGATCACAACAAAATCAAAA GTGTCAATGGTACTCAGATATGCCCAGTTTCCATTGCCCTAGAAGAAGATTACGGTTATTATGGCAACATCCCTCGCCTCCGATACCTTCGTCTGGACGGAAATGAAATTCAACCTCCAATCCCATTGGACATCATGATTTGTTTCCGACTACTTCAAGCTGTTGTCATATAA